A genomic region of uncultured Roseibium sp. contains the following coding sequences:
- the xylB gene encoding xylulokinase, with product MFIGLDIGTSSVKAILLGDDQSLIASATSDLTVERPHPGWSEQDPDSWWRACEIVLDALKAEAPKALAAVRGIGLSGHMHGATLLDGDGRPLRPCILWNDGRSGKQCEELTAREPKFQTLGGNLVMPGFTAPKLQWVRENEPEIFGKTEMVLLPKDYVRFKLTGEYAGDMSDSAGTLWLDVARRDWSDELLAATGLDRNKMPRLVEGSESSGTLKPDLCARWGFEAPPVVAGGGGDNAASACGVGAVDPGSAFVSLGTSGVLFVTNDRFSPNVDGAVHAFCHAVPQTWHQMGVILSATDSLNWLAGILKKSPGELTQALGRVSGPSAVSFLPYLGGERTPHNDVDIRAGFAGISHETDDAVLTHAVLDGVAFALKDCLEALSVAGTRIDRVLAVGGGSRSQTWLEIIASLLNVTVDVPVDGDFGASLGAARLGQAAALGSTDEIFGKPALQTSIDPVPSLTEHYAEAYGRWRKLYPAFKQAGF from the coding sequence ATGTTTATCGGTCTCGATATCGGCACAAGTTCCGTTAAAGCCATTCTGCTCGGCGACGATCAATCCCTGATCGCCTCGGCGACGTCTGATCTCACGGTGGAGCGGCCGCATCCCGGCTGGTCCGAACAGGATCCCGACAGCTGGTGGCGCGCCTGTGAAATCGTGCTCGATGCCCTGAAGGCCGAAGCTCCGAAGGCGCTCGCTGCCGTCAGGGGCATCGGCCTTTCCGGTCACATGCACGGCGCAACACTGCTCGACGGTGACGGCCGCCCGTTGCGGCCCTGCATCTTGTGGAACGATGGCCGGTCCGGGAAACAGTGCGAGGAACTGACCGCGCGCGAACCGAAGTTTCAGACCCTTGGCGGCAATCTGGTGATGCCGGGCTTCACCGCCCCCAAGCTGCAATGGGTCCGCGAAAACGAGCCTGAGATTTTCGGCAAGACGGAAATGGTCCTGCTTCCCAAGGACTACGTGCGCTTCAAGCTGACCGGCGAGTATGCAGGGGACATGTCCGATAGCGCCGGAACACTCTGGCTGGATGTCGCCAGGCGCGACTGGAGCGATGAACTCCTTGCCGCAACCGGCCTCGACCGCAACAAGATGCCCCGGCTCGTGGAGGGTTCTGAAAGCTCCGGAACGCTGAAGCCGGATCTCTGCGCGCGCTGGGGATTTGAGGCACCGCCGGTCGTTGCGGGCGGTGGCGGCGACAACGCGGCATCGGCCTGTGGTGTCGGCGCGGTTGATCCCGGATCCGCCTTCGTCTCGCTCGGAACCTCGGGTGTCCTGTTCGTGACCAATGACCGGTTTTCTCCGAATGTCGATGGCGCGGTGCATGCCTTCTGCCATGCCGTGCCGCAGACATGGCACCAGATGGGCGTGATCCTGTCGGCAACTGACAGTCTCAACTGGCTGGCGGGGATCCTGAAGAAATCGCCCGGAGAGCTGACGCAGGCGCTGGGGCGTGTGTCCGGACCTTCGGCAGTGTCGTTTCTTCCCTATCTCGGCGGCGAACGCACGCCGCACAACGACGTCGATATCCGCGCCGGTTTCGCAGGCATTTCGCACGAAACCGATGATGCCGTTTTGACCCATGCCGTCCTCGACGGGGTCGCCTTCGCGCTGAAGGACTGCCTGGAAGCGCTGAGCGTCGCAGGCACCCGGATTGACCGGGTTCTTGCTGTGGGCGGCGGCTCGCGCTCGCAAACCTGGCTGGAGATCATCGCCAGCCTCTTGAATGTGACCGTCGATGTTCCGGTGGACGGCGATTTCGGCGCCTCGCTGGGGGCCGCACGTCTCGGGCAGGCTGCCGCACTCGGATCGACGGACGAGATCTTCGGCAAACCGGCGCTTCAGACAAGCATCGATCCGGTTCCGTCCCTTACTGAACACTACGCCGAGGCCTACGGGCGCTGGCGCAAACTTTATCCGGCATTCAAGCAAGCCGGCTTCTGA
- a CDS encoding ATP-binding cassette domain-containing protein, whose protein sequence is MKDMCISFGGVHAVDHVTVDLFPGEVVGLLGHNGAGKSTLIKILSGAYKADSGQILINGEEAQIHSPRDARSYNIETIYQTLALADNLDAASNLFLGRELTTPFGFVDDDAMEAETRKIMGKLNPNFKKFHAPVKALSGGQRQSVAIARAVYFNAKILIMDEPTAALGVHETQMVAELIEELKKQGLGIFLISHDIHDVFALCDRLAVMKNGQLVGSAKTTDVTDDDVLGMIILGKCPPGATPGPGALVEEEAAS, encoded by the coding sequence CACGCCGTCGATCACGTCACGGTCGATCTCTTCCCGGGTGAAGTCGTCGGGCTTCTGGGCCACAACGGCGCCGGCAAGTCGACCTTGATCAAGATCCTCTCCGGGGCCTACAAGGCCGACAGCGGCCAGATCCTGATCAATGGCGAGGAAGCGCAAATTCACTCGCCGAGGGATGCGCGCTCCTACAACATCGAAACGATCTACCAGACGCTTGCGCTGGCGGACAATCTCGATGCGGCGTCGAACCTCTTCCTCGGCCGTGAGCTGACGACACCGTTCGGGTTCGTGGATGACGATGCCATGGAAGCGGAAACCCGCAAGATCATGGGCAAGCTCAACCCCAACTTCAAGAAGTTCCATGCTCCGGTGAAGGCTCTCTCCGGCGGTCAGCGCCAGTCCGTTGCCATCGCGCGCGCGGTCTACTTCAACGCCAAGATCCTGATCATGGACGAACCGACCGCTGCGCTCGGCGTGCACGAGACGCAAATGGTGGCCGAACTGATCGAGGAACTGAAGAAGCAGGGGCTCGGCATCTTCCTGATCAGCCACGACATCCACGACGTCTTCGCGCTCTGCGATCGCCTGGCGGTGATGAAAAACGGTCAGCTGGTCGGCAGTGCGAAAACCACGGACGTGACCGACGATGACGTTCTTGGCATGATCATCCTCGGCAAGTGTCCTCCCGGTGCAACACCGGGTCCGGGTGCTCTTGTGGAAGAAGAGGCGGCAAGCTAA
- the xylA gene encoding xylose isomerase, with protein MSTGFFGDLQPIQYSGPDSRDPLTYRHYNKDEVVLGKRMEDHLRLAVCYWHNFCWPGGDPFGGETFMRPWMAAGGDPMEQARLKADVAFEMFQILAMPFFTFHDRDIAPEGATLAESNANVNAIADIFEAKMADTGIGLLWGTANMFSNRRFMGGAATNPDPDVFAYAAAQVKNAMDVTYRLKGQNYVLWGGREGYETLLNTNVKQELDQLGRFLNMVVEYKHKIGFTGTILIEPKPQEPSKHQYDYDVATVYGFLQAYGLENEVKMNIEQGHAILAGHSFEHELHMARSFGILGSVDMNRNDYQCGWDTDHFGMNVPELALAYYEILMDGGFTTGGTNFDAKLRRQSLDPVDLIQAHVGSADAIARGLKTAAAMIEDGRLKGFVDDRYQGWKKPENAEILNGGSSLEALADRVHGTGLEPQPKSGRQEYLESLVNLFV; from the coding sequence ATGAGCACTGGGTTCTTTGGCGATCTGCAGCCTATTCAATATTCCGGACCAGACAGCCGCGATCCGCTGACCTACCGTCATTACAACAAGGACGAGGTCGTTCTCGGCAAGCGGATGGAAGATCATCTGCGCCTTGCCGTGTGCTACTGGCATAATTTCTGCTGGCCGGGTGGTGACCCGTTCGGCGGGGAAACCTTCATGCGTCCGTGGATGGCCGCCGGAGGCGACCCGATGGAGCAGGCCCGTTTGAAGGCGGATGTCGCTTTCGAAATGTTCCAGATCCTCGCCATGCCGTTCTTCACCTTCCATGACCGCGATATCGCGCCGGAAGGTGCGACGCTGGCCGAAAGCAATGCCAATGTGAACGCCATTGCCGATATTTTCGAAGCGAAGATGGCCGACACCGGCATCGGCCTTCTCTGGGGCACGGCAAACATGTTCTCCAACCGGCGCTTCATGGGCGGTGCCGCGACCAACCCGGACCCGGACGTCTTTGCCTACGCGGCGGCCCAGGTGAAGAACGCCATGGATGTCACCTATCGGCTGAAGGGGCAGAACTACGTGCTCTGGGGCGGCCGTGAGGGCTATGAAACACTGCTCAACACCAATGTGAAGCAGGAACTCGACCAGCTTGGCCGGTTCCTCAACATGGTCGTGGAATACAAGCACAAGATCGGCTTCACCGGCACCATCCTGATCGAGCCCAAGCCGCAGGAACCCAGCAAGCACCAGTACGACTACGATGTTGCGACGGTCTACGGCTTCCTGCAGGCCTACGGCCTTGAAAACGAAGTCAAGATGAACATCGAGCAGGGCCATGCGATCCTGGCCGGCCATTCCTTCGAGCATGAACTCCACATGGCGCGTTCCTTCGGAATTCTCGGCTCCGTCGACATGAACCGGAACGACTACCAGTGCGGCTGGGACACCGATCATTTCGGCATGAACGTGCCGGAACTGGCACTTGCCTATTACGAAATCCTGATGGACGGCGGCTTCACCACCGGCGGTACCAACTTCGACGCCAAGCTGCGCCGCCAGTCTCTCGATCCGGTTGACCTGATCCAGGCCCATGTCGGCTCTGCCGATGCCATAGCACGGGGCCTTAAGACTGCAGCGGCAATGATCGAGGACGGCCGTTTGAAAGGCTTCGTGGATGATCGCTACCAGGGCTGGAAAAAGCCGGAAAACGCGGAAATCCTGAACGGTGGTTCCTCGCTTGAGGCCCTGGCGGATCGCGTCCATGGAACCGGTCTGGAACCGCAACCCAAATCCGGTCGCCAGGAATATCTGGAAAGCCTCGTCAACCTGTTCGTCTGA